In a single window of the uncultured Dysgonomonas sp. genome:
- a CDS encoding neutral zinc metallopeptidase, with the protein MRLDGRRTSDNIDDRRGKGSGGKISLGIGGTIVIGIIIWLMGGNPMNFVTQQAVEGMSAEKDYTPTAEEEQAATFAKTILAGTEDVWTEVFNQNGMKYVPPKMVLFSGATRSGCGNASSSTGPFYCPADQTVYIDLSFFNEMQNQLNAGGDFAYAYVIAHEVGHHIQYLLGTLDKVHQQQQRMNQKESNQLNVRLELQADFYAGVWAYHDNKNFNSIEDGDIEEGLNAASQIGDDRLQMQSQGYTVPDAFNHGTSAQRSRWLKKGLQRGNIADGDTFSVRYSDL; encoded by the coding sequence ATGAGACTTGACGGTAGAAGAACAAGTGACAATATAGATGACCGCCGCGGTAAAGGATCGGGTGGGAAAATATCTCTCGGCATAGGGGGAACGATCGTTATAGGAATTATCATATGGCTAATGGGCGGTAACCCTATGAATTTCGTTACACAACAAGCAGTCGAAGGTATGTCAGCTGAAAAAGACTATACGCCAACCGCAGAAGAAGAACAGGCTGCAACCTTTGCTAAAACAATTCTGGCTGGAACAGAAGATGTATGGACTGAAGTTTTTAATCAGAACGGCATGAAGTATGTCCCCCCAAAGATGGTATTATTTAGCGGAGCTACCCGTTCGGGATGCGGAAACGCGTCTTCATCCACCGGACCATTCTATTGTCCGGCAGATCAGACGGTCTATATTGACCTGTCATTCTTCAATGAAATGCAGAATCAACTGAATGCCGGAGGAGATTTTGCATATGCATATGTAATTGCGCATGAAGTAGGACATCATATACAATATTTGCTGGGAACACTTGACAAAGTACACCAGCAACAACAACGTATGAACCAAAAAGAAAGTAATCAACTTAATGTCAGACTAGAACTACAAGCTGATTTCTATGCGGGAGTATGGGCATACCATGACAATAAGAATTTCAATTCGATAGAAGATGGTGATATAGAAGAAGGCCTGAATGCTGCGTCTCAAATCGGAGACGACCGCCTGCAAATGCAATCGCAAGGATACACGGTACCCGATGCTTTCAACCACGGAACATCCGCTCAGCGTTCCCGTTGGCTGAAGAAAGGACTTCAAAGAGGAAATATAGCCGATGGCGACACATTTTCAGTCCGTTATTCAGATCTGTAG
- a CDS encoding GH92 family glycosyl hydrolase, whose product MKKSILLTIAICAFAISAFAERISENKVWSIGTLNNSSAEFALGPDNFRQFLANDFGYEDKFYLIGHSDIKKDFPYVLPGPTDTWGGTWPTSGWRTHQVNILFGLDNIPANGEWKLVINLLDYAKTFLPLVKVSINTQDEKFQLGDKEALAKQRKAHTQEAITDTLSITDKLQNATKKTIEIPINTSTLKKGGNLVSITVLEGSWILFDEVHLEGPENVKVTNADKFFIRDIYPAAYELNTGKNRYQPLIVDTEWLDGSSKISVQLDGKEILSQVIEAGRYQLEAPMPQVKKTRKSNYRILRDGVEIERGTIERSPQKLQTPADYVDTRIGTAHSRWMIAPGPWMPFSMVKMSPDNQNNGWQAGYQPSFESVGCFSHIHEWTLGGLGVMATNGELKTQIGDEQKPDEGYRSRIDKRTEVADIGYYTVNLTDYNIKAEVTATTRCGFERFTFPTDRDGAKIMIDLHPPTEQNFQLKEVKLRKVSDYRIEGSTHQFSPNVWSYDADQDYNVHFVIEFDQPIKNMGRWIDKDVSHNVSELITGECKDAGVFVEFDQSKHPVVQVRSGISFVSVANAAENLRAEVSSQFGWDFDAIRQNQVDTWNDIFNRVQITTNDRLEKVRFYNNMYRACSRNTWSDVNGEWISTDGKLQKVADPSKNAMLGCDAFWNTFWNLNQFWNLVTPEWSNKWVNSQLAMYDANGWLAKGPAGLNYIPVMVGEHEIPLIVGAYQMGIRDFDANKALEAAIKMQTTPAQKVFKGFAGNRDLVHYMKYKYVPSNLGRFSNTMEYSYDDWTVGQFAKALDNTEVYNTFNDRGYWWKNVISDEGYCHMKDSTGKWMENFDPFRSGANHHYVEGNAWQLTFFVPQDVPALVEKIGKERFLDRLEWGFNQDEAWRYNAPNDQYWDHPIVQGNQQSMHFAFLFSWAGKPWLTQKWSRSILDRYYGYEPANAYLGDEDQGQMSAWAVMTTIGLFQVDGGTRVNPIYEIASPLFEKVEINLDGKYGRGQKFTIEAKNASKKNMYVQKATLNGKELNTFHFPASELLKGGSLVLEMGNIPNMNWGIGE is encoded by the coding sequence ATGAAAAAAAGCATTTTATTGACAATCGCGATATGTGCATTCGCAATCTCGGCCTTTGCGGAGCGGATATCAGAAAACAAAGTCTGGTCGATAGGGACTTTAAACAATTCATCAGCTGAATTTGCCTTAGGGCCGGACAATTTCAGGCAATTCCTAGCCAATGATTTCGGATATGAGGACAAATTCTATTTGATAGGCCATTCTGATATAAAAAAAGATTTTCCATATGTACTCCCCGGTCCTACTGATACATGGGGCGGCACATGGCCGACCTCCGGTTGGCGTACGCATCAGGTGAATATATTGTTCGGCCTTGATAATATTCCGGCAAACGGGGAATGGAAACTTGTTATAAACCTCCTCGACTATGCCAAAACATTTCTTCCACTAGTTAAAGTAAGTATAAACACACAAGACGAAAAATTCCAGTTGGGAGATAAAGAAGCTCTGGCTAAACAGCGTAAAGCACATACTCAGGAAGCAATAACGGATACATTATCCATCACAGATAAGCTACAGAATGCAACAAAGAAAACGATCGAAATACCTATAAATACAAGTACCCTCAAAAAAGGCGGTAACCTAGTCTCAATAACAGTTCTGGAAGGTTCCTGGATATTATTCGATGAAGTACATCTGGAAGGTCCCGAAAATGTAAAAGTTACAAATGCTGATAAGTTTTTCATCAGGGATATTTATCCGGCAGCTTATGAACTGAATACCGGAAAGAACCGATATCAGCCGCTGATTGTAGATACTGAATGGCTCGATGGTTCATCTAAAATCAGTGTTCAGCTTGATGGAAAAGAAATCCTAAGCCAAGTGATTGAGGCCGGAAGATATCAACTGGAAGCACCTATGCCTCAAGTAAAAAAAACTAGAAAAAGCAACTACCGTATCTTAAGAGACGGTGTTGAAATAGAGCGAGGCACAATAGAACGTTCTCCACAAAAGCTACAAACCCCTGCCGACTATGTAGATACCCGTATAGGTACAGCTCATTCGCGCTGGATGATAGCACCCGGCCCCTGGATGCCGTTCAGCATGGTAAAAATGAGTCCTGACAACCAGAATAATGGCTGGCAGGCAGGTTACCAACCCTCTTTCGAAAGTGTAGGCTGCTTCAGTCATATACATGAGTGGACACTGGGCGGACTTGGTGTCATGGCTACAAACGGAGAACTGAAAACCCAGATAGGAGACGAGCAAAAGCCGGATGAGGGCTACCGCTCGCGCATAGACAAACGCACCGAAGTCGCCGATATAGGCTACTATACTGTGAACCTTACAGATTATAACATTAAAGCGGAAGTTACAGCAACTACACGCTGCGGGTTTGAACGATTTACATTTCCAACTGACCGTGACGGGGCGAAGATTATGATAGACCTGCATCCACCTACAGAGCAAAACTTTCAACTAAAAGAAGTGAAACTTCGCAAGGTAAGCGATTATCGTATAGAAGGCTCTACACATCAGTTTTCGCCAAATGTATGGAGTTACGATGCCGATCAGGATTACAATGTACATTTTGTTATAGAGTTTGATCAGCCAATCAAAAACATGGGACGCTGGATTGACAAAGATGTATCGCATAATGTAAGCGAGCTAATTACAGGAGAATGTAAAGATGCAGGTGTTTTTGTCGAATTCGACCAGTCGAAGCATCCTGTGGTACAAGTGCGGTCAGGTATTTCATTCGTTAGTGTCGCTAATGCGGCCGAAAACCTCAGAGCCGAGGTCAGCTCTCAGTTTGGATGGGATTTTGATGCAATCCGCCAAAATCAGGTAGACACATGGAATGATATCTTCAACCGGGTGCAAATCACAACCAACGACAGACTGGAAAAAGTGCGCTTCTATAATAATATGTACCGTGCATGCAGTCGTAATACATGGAGCGACGTAAACGGAGAATGGATATCTACTGACGGAAAACTACAAAAGGTTGCAGACCCGTCTAAGAACGCGATGCTGGGTTGTGATGCGTTCTGGAATACATTCTGGAACCTCAACCAGTTCTGGAATCTGGTCACTCCCGAATGGAGTAATAAATGGGTAAACTCGCAATTGGCTATGTATGATGCTAACGGATGGCTTGCCAAAGGCCCGGCCGGATTAAACTATATACCGGTTATGGTGGGCGAACATGAAATTCCGTTGATTGTAGGAGCTTACCAAATGGGAATCCGTGACTTCGATGCGAACAAGGCCCTAGAAGCAGCGATAAAAATGCAGACGACTCCGGCTCAGAAAGTATTTAAAGGATTTGCCGGAAACCGTGACCTTGTCCATTATATGAAATATAAATACGTACCGTCGAATCTGGGACGCTTCTCCAATACGATGGAGTATTCATACGACGACTGGACTGTCGGACAATTTGCCAAAGCCTTGGACAATACAGAGGTATATAATACTTTCAATGACCGTGGCTATTGGTGGAAAAATGTGATAAGCGACGAAGGATACTGCCATATGAAAGACAGCACGGGCAAATGGATGGAAAATTTCGATCCGTTCCGTAGCGGGGCCAATCATCACTATGTGGAAGGAAATGCCTGGCAGTTAACGTTCTTCGTTCCACAGGATGTTCCGGCATTGGTAGAAAAGATTGGAAAGGAACGCTTCCTTGATCGCCTCGAATGGGGTTTCAATCAGGATGAAGCTTGGCGCTACAATGCCCCTAACGACCAATACTGGGATCACCCTATTGTGCAAGGTAATCAGCAATCGATGCATTTTGCATTCCTATTCAGTTGGGCAGGTAAACCTTGGCTTACTCAAAAATGGAGCCGCTCCATACTAGACCGTTATTATGGCTATGAACCGGCAAATGCATATCTGGGCGACGAAGACCAGGGACAAATGAGCGCATGGGCTGTGATGACTACTATCGGGCTTTTTCAGGTAGATGGAGGAACACGTGTAAATCCAATCTATGAGATAGCCAGTCCTCTCTTCGAAAAAGTAGAGATCAATCTGGATGGAAAATACGGACGGGGACAAAAATTCACAATTGAAGCGAAGAATGCTTCCAAAAAGAATATGTATGTACAGAAAGCAACATTGAACGGCAAGGAGTTGAACACATTCCATTTCCCTGCATCGGAGTTGCTGAAAGGCGGTAGCCTTGTCCTTGAAATGGGCAATATTCCAAATATGAATTGGGGCATCGGAGAATAA
- a CDS encoding glycoside hydrolase family 38 C-terminal domain-containing protein encodes MRMIRKGIFSLLILVNTIGIYAQSTKVYTQIPSDQIQATASSELPGATAMMAVNGEGMNGDMHIAHNLGHTMWTSQASTKKVRANEFTREGIVWFMCEVGSTSTPAQIDLIRIWNDNQSQHTRRGLKKVYIEYSADGKIWKLLKNNGLDYHIINESKGQNPEPANFTFDTGGIKAKYICFTADADGNGNYYDPKDKYIIREAADMQQNVNYYGLSEIRFYRKENKQISKLTPLNKMSFVASQGYLKTDKGPSREYTLKFDVPLFCGGELEFDINGRKWREAVKPSAIGISVIEGRFPAGYMEESAEVSVNFRSKQGNLTDSYTVLGARQWKLYFLPHSHLDIGYTHVQDDVMKLQWRNFERALELAERTADNPEGSRFKWNSEATWALMGYLDHYKGTEKGDKMIHAIKDGMIGVDASLGSILTGICKQEELMHMFDDAHRISELTGVEFNTAMMSDVPGQSWGMVTAMAQNGVKYYSSGPNYVPFYGKVGNDRAAHLHVKWGDKPFYWLSQSGKEKVLFWQTGRGYSWFHGWLINRLSACGVTPIWEYLTDLESKEYPYATTYLRYTVNGDNGPPDQWMPDVIKEWNEKYDSPKFYIGTTKELFTEFEKQYGDDIPVYGGDITPTWEDGAASTARELAMNRESSERLNQTEILWSMLHPKQFPANDFLEAWKNVVLFSEHTWGASASGTEPESEFTKKLWAGKKLYADNADSQSRKLYADVFSGMQSDKGSYIHVFNTNLWKRTDIVVIEKGSDLTGKVLESPSGEIIPLQKLHDGRWIFMAKDIPALSSVVYKVSDDKRNMVGIASMINDNILDNGIVKVEIDKIKGTISSFTKAGEDYNYSSERGLNDYIYTGRFASDPQWVENIKQIIVLDDGEVAATLRVESDAPGCRSLWRDITVYKELGRVDILNTIDKENIYKPENVRFIFPFNIAHADIKMDLAMGDMHPERDQLAGVNKNYYSIQNGISASNLSHGVYLTTIDAPFVELGEMSSDVWRKEGGGLGWWSSALISPKIYSWVMNNSWRTNYKASQEGIAAFRYSLELFDPFDQQLKKQGTEQAQKMIAVVSEKPVGIDNLFRLKGKNQISVSTIKPSDDGKGYIIRLLNLNDQSVHSSFIWNRMQADDVYFCDHNQQRTGDFDDSSFWLKPHECITLKVISKK; translated from the coding sequence ATGAGGATGATAAGAAAAGGTATCTTTTCTCTTCTGATCTTAGTGAATACCATCGGAATATATGCGCAAAGTACCAAAGTATATACTCAGATTCCATCCGATCAGATTCAGGCAACGGCAAGTAGTGAATTGCCGGGGGCGACAGCTATGATGGCTGTTAATGGCGAAGGAATGAACGGAGATATGCATATAGCGCATAATCTTGGACACACAATGTGGACATCTCAGGCTTCTACGAAAAAGGTACGGGCGAATGAATTTACCAGAGAAGGTATTGTCTGGTTTATGTGCGAGGTCGGTAGTACTTCAACTCCCGCACAGATTGATTTGATCAGAATATGGAATGACAATCAAAGCCAACATACACGCAGGGGGTTGAAGAAAGTATATATAGAATACTCTGCTGATGGGAAGATATGGAAACTCTTGAAAAATAATGGACTGGATTATCATATTATAAATGAATCGAAAGGACAGAATCCCGAGCCTGCGAATTTCACATTTGATACAGGCGGGATTAAGGCGAAATATATATGTTTTACAGCCGATGCTGATGGAAACGGTAACTATTATGATCCTAAAGATAAATATATAATCAGGGAAGCTGCTGACATGCAGCAGAATGTAAATTATTACGGACTGAGTGAGATAAGATTCTACAGGAAGGAAAACAAACAGATTTCGAAACTTACTCCATTAAATAAGATGTCTTTCGTTGCTTCACAAGGATATTTGAAGACTGATAAAGGGCCGAGCCGTGAATATACATTGAAATTTGATGTACCCCTGTTTTGTGGAGGAGAACTCGAATTCGATATAAATGGACGTAAATGGAGGGAGGCTGTCAAGCCATCCGCGATAGGAATATCTGTGATCGAAGGGCGGTTCCCGGCAGGTTATATGGAAGAGAGCGCCGAAGTATCGGTGAACTTTCGCAGCAAGCAAGGTAATCTAACTGATAGCTATACTGTTTTGGGAGCTCGCCAATGGAAACTGTATTTCTTACCCCATTCACATTTGGATATAGGTTATACACATGTGCAGGATGATGTAATGAAGCTACAGTGGCGCAATTTTGAGCGGGCGCTGGAACTGGCAGAGCGTACAGCGGATAATCCCGAAGGCTCACGATTCAAATGGAATTCGGAGGCTACATGGGCTCTGATGGGATATCTCGATCATTACAAAGGGACGGAGAAAGGCGATAAAATGATTCATGCTATTAAAGACGGTATGATTGGCGTCGATGCATCTTTGGGTAGCATACTCACCGGAATTTGCAAACAGGAGGAACTTATGCACATGTTCGATGATGCGCACCGCATTTCCGAACTTACTGGTGTGGAATTCAATACGGCAATGATGAGCGATGTTCCCGGACAATCGTGGGGCATGGTTACGGCAATGGCTCAGAATGGTGTGAAGTATTATTCATCGGGACCCAATTATGTACCTTTCTACGGAAAGGTAGGTAATGACCGAGCCGCACATCTGCATGTGAAGTGGGGCGATAAACCGTTTTACTGGCTATCTCAGTCAGGTAAGGAAAAAGTATTATTCTGGCAGACCGGCAGGGGGTATTCATGGTTTCATGGCTGGTTGATAAACAGGCTTTCTGCTTGTGGTGTAACTCCTATATGGGAATACCTTACCGATTTGGAATCGAAGGAATATCCGTATGCTACTACTTATCTGCGTTATACGGTGAACGGAGATAACGGGCCGCCCGATCAGTGGATGCCGGATGTAATAAAGGAGTGGAACGAAAAATACGATTCTCCTAAGTTTTATATAGGTACTACCAAAGAACTTTTCACAGAGTTTGAAAAACAATATGGTGATGATATTCCGGTTTATGGCGGCGATATAACTCCTACATGGGAAGACGGAGCAGCTTCTACAGCCCGCGAACTGGCGATGAATCGCGAAAGTTCGGAACGTCTCAACCAGACCGAGATACTATGGAGTATGCTTCATCCGAAGCAGTTTCCTGCAAATGATTTTCTGGAGGCTTGGAAAAATGTTGTCCTGTTTTCGGAACATACCTGGGGGGCTTCGGCCAGCGGGACTGAACCTGAATCGGAGTTTACAAAGAAACTGTGGGCTGGAAAGAAATTGTACGCGGATAATGCAGATTCGCAGTCGAGAAAACTTTATGCCGATGTCTTTTCAGGAATGCAATCCGATAAAGGCAGCTATATACATGTATTCAATACCAATCTGTGGAAAAGAACTGATATAGTGGTCATTGAAAAGGGTAGTGACCTGACAGGTAAAGTATTGGAAAGCCCATCAGGAGAGATCATTCCTTTGCAGAAGTTGCATGACGGCAGATGGATATTTATGGCAAAAGATATTCCCGCACTTTCGTCTGTTGTATATAAAGTTTCGGATGACAAGAGAAATATGGTAGGCATAGCTTCAATGATAAACGACAATATACTCGATAATGGTATTGTAAAGGTTGAAATAGACAAGATAAAAGGTACAATTTCTTCATTTACAAAGGCTGGTGAAGACTATAATTATTCATCCGAGCGAGGTTTGAATGATTATATCTATACAGGGCGTTTTGCTTCAGATCCGCAATGGGTAGAAAATATCAAACAAATTATTGTACTGGATGATGGCGAAGTTGCAGCGACCTTGCGTGTAGAGTCGGATGCGCCGGGCTGCCGTTCGTTATGGAGAGACATTACGGTATATAAAGAGTTAGGACGCGTAGATATTCTGAATACGATAGATAAAGAGAATATTTATAAGCCTGAAAACGTCCGTTTTATTTTCCCATTCAATATAGCCCATGCAGATATCAAAATGGATTTGGCAATGGGAGATATGCATCCCGAGCGTGACCAGCTGGCAGGAGTGAATAAAAATTACTATTCGATACAGAACGGTATCAGTGCAAGCAATCTTAGCCATGGAGTCTACCTGACAACGATAGATGCTCCTTTCGTAGAACTGGGAGAGATGAGCAGCGATGTATGGCGTAAGGAAGGAGGCGGACTTGGCTGGTGGTCTTCAGCTTTGATTTCTCCGAAGATATATTCGTGGGTAATGAATAATTCATGGAGGACAAACTATAAGGCATCTCAGGAAGGTATTGCAGCATTTCGTTACTCGTTGGAGCTATTCGATCCGTTCGATCAGCAGCTTAAGAAACAAGGCACAGAGCAGGCTCAGAAAATGATTGCGGTTGTTTCCGAAAAACCTGTCGGAATAGATAATCTATTCAGGCTTAAAGGTAAGAATCAGATTTCGGTATCTACCATAAAACCTTCCGACGATGGCAAAGGTTATATTATACGCTTGTTGAATCTCAATGATCAGAGTGTACATTCTTCATTTATCTGGAATAGAATGCAGGCAGACGATGTGTACTTCTGCGACCATAACCAGCAAAGGACAGGTGATTTCGACGATTCTTCTTTCTGGCTAAAACCTCATGAATGCATAACCTTGAAAGTTATCAGTAAAAAATAA
- a CDS encoding GH92 family glycosyl hydrolase yields the protein MIKRIIPITVLAISCIMASCEKKPLLSDYVDPGIGTAHSRWFFYTPAAVPFGMAKLAPSTDGHLGNSGGWQAVGYDARHTSIEGFANFHEFQVGGVVIAPTVGKLQTVPGALDSVQNGYRSTFDKKDEFASPGYYSVLLKDYNVKAELTATKRVGFHRYTFPASEEANLIFDIGNRQGESGYVKDASVTYTDDGRIEGWVTTIPVYVNIYQKGATVSMYFSAELDKKPTAFGSFVKDTVYPDSKTQTGVGAGLYFKFKTKDQEAVNIKIGLSYTSIENARLNMETEAKNMSFDKAHKNATDTWEEYLGRIEVEGGEYNDRVKFYTGLYHALLGRGLASDVNGAYPKNDGGVGQIALNEKGKPSHNHYNTDAIWGGFWNLTQLWAVAYPEYYSDWIQSQLLVYKDAGWLGDGIACSKYVSGVGTNFTSLAIAAAYNCGIRDFDVNTAYEAALKNEIDGKDRLAGAGKLDVEQFVNRGYSPYTTNLSMRTTSEGSGFGASHTMEYSFSSFAVAQMAKHLNKEDDYKLLSKLSEGWKTLFDPETKLIRPRDDKGEFIKDFDPFAPWIGFQEGNAIQYTYYVPHQIDELINLIGADDFNVRLDSTFQISQKNIFGGGQTIDAFAGLHTYYNHGNQPNLHISWLFNFSGKPYLSQKWVRAICNEFYGVEGIHGYGYGQDEDQGQLGAWYVMAAMGLFDVKGLTEIDPMFQIGSPLFDKITIRLNKDYYPGKEFVIETLNNSKDNMYIQSIDVNGKPHNTVQLPFSEVVKGGRMSISLSDKPNTELNK from the coding sequence ATGATAAAACGAATTATTCCAATTACAGTCCTTGCAATTTCTTGTATAATGGCATCTTGCGAGAAAAAGCCTCTCTTGTCGGACTATGTTGATCCGGGTATCGGAACAGCCCATTCTCGCTGGTTCTTTTATACTCCGGCTGCCGTTCCGTTTGGTATGGCAAAGCTTGCCCCCTCTACAGACGGGCACTTAGGAAATTCGGGCGGATGGCAGGCTGTAGGCTACGATGCTCGGCATACATCTATCGAGGGTTTTGCTAATTTTCACGAATTTCAGGTGGGTGGTGTTGTTATAGCACCTACAGTCGGTAAGCTACAAACTGTTCCGGGAGCATTAGACAGCGTTCAGAACGGCTATCGTTCTACCTTCGACAAAAAAGATGAATTCGCCTCTCCGGGATACTACTCCGTATTGCTCAAAGATTACAATGTGAAAGCCGAACTCACAGCAACAAAGCGTGTAGGGTTTCACCGTTATACATTCCCCGCATCGGAAGAAGCCAACCTGATATTCGATATCGGCAACCGTCAGGGAGAAAGCGGATATGTGAAAGATGCATCGGTGACATATACCGACGACGGACGTATAGAAGGATGGGTTACCACCATACCGGTCTATGTGAATATATATCAAAAAGGTGCTACCGTGTCTATGTATTTCAGCGCCGAACTGGATAAGAAACCAACGGCGTTCGGTTCGTTTGTAAAAGATACCGTATATCCCGATTCGAAGACTCAGACAGGAGTCGGAGCCGGACTTTATTTCAAATTCAAGACTAAAGACCAGGAGGCTGTAAATATAAAGATAGGACTATCCTATACTTCCATAGAAAATGCACGCCTGAATATGGAAACCGAAGCTAAAAATATGAGTTTCGACAAAGCTCATAAAAATGCGACCGACACATGGGAAGAATATCTTGGGCGCATAGAAGTGGAAGGTGGGGAATACAACGACCGTGTGAAATTCTATACAGGCTTGTATCATGCGTTGCTTGGCCGTGGATTGGCTAGTGATGTGAACGGGGCTTATCCCAAAAACGATGGTGGAGTAGGGCAGATAGCTCTGAATGAAAAGGGAAAACCAAGTCATAACCATTATAATACAGATGCTATCTGGGGAGGCTTCTGGAATCTTACCCAATTGTGGGCTGTGGCTTATCCCGAATATTATTCAGACTGGATACAGAGCCAGCTTCTTGTCTACAAGGATGCCGGATGGTTAGGCGATGGCATTGCCTGTAGTAAGTATGTATCGGGTGTAGGAACTAATTTTACGAGTTTGGCTATAGCAGCAGCATACAATTGTGGTATCCGCGATTTCGATGTGAATACTGCATACGAGGCGGCCCTGAAGAATGAAATAGATGGAAAAGATCGTTTGGCAGGAGCCGGTAAGCTTGATGTGGAGCAGTTTGTCAACAGAGGCTACTCACCTTATACAACCAATCTGTCTATGCGTACGACTTCCGAAGGTTCCGGTTTCGGGGCTTCGCATACAATGGAATATTCATTCAGTAGTTTTGCTGTAGCTCAGATGGCAAAGCATTTGAACAAGGAGGACGATTATAAACTTTTATCGAAGCTATCGGAGGGTTGGAAGACTCTTTTCGATCCTGAGACAAAACTGATACGTCCGCGTGACGACAAAGGCGAATTTATAAAAGATTTTGATCCCTTTGCTCCTTGGATCGGGTTTCAGGAAGGGAATGCGATACAGTACACATATTATGTGCCTCATCAGATAGATGAACTTATCAATCTGATAGGTGCAGATGATTTCAATGTACGTCTCGATAGCACATTCCAGATATCACAAAAGAATATATTCGGCGGAGGGCAGACTATAGATGCATTTGCAGGCTTGCACACATATTACAATCATGGTAATCAGCCCAATCTGCATATCTCCTGGTTATTCAACTTTTCGGGAAAACCTTATCTATCACAAAAATGGGTGAGAGCCATCTGTAACGAATTCTACGGAGTAGAAGGCATTCACGGATACGGATACGGACAGGATGAAGATCAGGGACAATTAGGCGCATGGTATGTAATGGCCGCAATGGGACTTTTCGATGTGAAAGGTCTGACAGAGATAGATCCTATGTTCCAGATCGGTAGCCCGCTGTTCGACAAGATTACTATCAGGCTCAACAAGGATTATTATCCGGGTAAGGAGTTTGTGATAGAAACACTGAATAACTCGAAAGATAATATGTATATCCAATCAATAGATGTGAATGGAAAACCCCATAATACGGTTCAACTACCTTTCTCGGAAGTAGTCAAAGGTGGTCGTATGTCAATCAGCCTATCAGATAAACCTAACACAGAACTGAATAAATGA